In one Agathobacter rectalis ATCC 33656 genomic region, the following are encoded:
- a CDS encoding sensor histidine kinase: MNYEIKSPLNYLLILSSFFMLLINILIFGLFEHIKQKNSEIAELTLQNQRDADSVEYYKALVSQDEKQKVLIHDIKKHLNAIASLNEQHDSEKIAAYLTHVLGSSELKHSVRVCDNDLLNALLCRYQKICLTKKIALHIDIRSKCIDFVTYDDLSVLFGNLMDNAVESAEKTVNPFIELNVFHKENNNMTIITLIDSCRVNPIDKNGNLLPTKKPNPQFHGFGMRSIENIVKKYNGEMTFYFDDPTKTFHTIIMLRH, translated from the coding sequence ATGAATTATGAAATAAAATCTCCACTCAACTATCTGCTCATCCTTAGCAGCTTTTTCATGCTGCTTATAAACATACTCATCTTTGGTCTGTTTGAACATATTAAGCAAAAAAATTCCGAAATAGCAGAGCTCACACTTCAGAACCAGCGTGATGCCGACTCTGTAGAATACTACAAAGCCCTCGTGTCACAGGATGAGAAACAAAAAGTTCTCATTCATGACATCAAAAAGCATCTCAATGCCATAGCCTCGCTGAACGAACAGCACGATTCTGAAAAAATCGCAGCATACCTTACCCACGTACTCGGTTCTTCTGAGTTAAAGCACTCCGTGCGGGTATGCGATAATGACCTTTTAAACGCACTGCTCTGCCGTTACCAGAAAATATGTCTTACGAAAAAGATTGCGCTGCATATTGATATAAGAAGTAAGTGTATTGATTTCGTGACATATGATGATCTCAGTGTACTTTTCGGTAATCTCATGGATAATGCTGTAGAATCAGCCGAAAAAACAGTTAATCCTTTTATAGAACTCAATGTTTTTCATAAAGAGAACAATAACATGACCATTATCACGCTCATTGATTCCTGCCGCGTAAATCCTATTGATAAAAATGGCAACCTTTTACCAACTAAAAAACCGAATCCACAGTTTCATGGATTCGGTATGCGTAGTATAGAAAATATTGTTAAGAAGTATAATGGTGAAATGACTTTTTACTTTGATGATCCTACCAAGACATTCCATACGATTATTATGCTTCGGCACTGA
- a CDS encoding LytR/AlgR family response regulator transcription factor, protein MKILICDDDSSITQSLSLIIKTYFNKKKVNNLDIVTFNDGDSLLSDKSQKDIIFLDIEMPGFDGIYVGNELKKQNDSVIIFIVTSYLEYLDAAMRFHVFRYLSKPIDKQRLFQNLDDALELYYSINQKIAVETKYGVTSVLTCDIVYVEAKGRKVIVHTATADLDSTQTLQFWIEHLPQATFFQSHRSYIVNMAMVTSFDHELIYLCDGQFTAYLTRRKFTEFKRAYLMFMESKR, encoded by the coding sequence ATGAAAATACTTATTTGTGACGATGATTCATCTATCACGCAGTCACTATCCCTGATAATCAAAACATATTTCAACAAAAAGAAAGTAAATAATCTCGATATTGTAACCTTTAATGATGGGGACAGCCTTCTTTCTGATAAATCCCAAAAAGATATCATCTTTTTGGATATAGAAATGCCCGGTTTTGACGGCATCTATGTGGGAAATGAACTAAAAAAGCAGAATGACTCCGTTATTATTTTTATAGTGACATCTTACCTCGAATATCTGGATGCCGCCATGAGATTCCATGTATTCAGATACTTATCTAAGCCAATAGATAAACAACGGTTATTCCAAAATTTAGATGATGCACTTGAGCTATACTATTCTATCAATCAAAAAATCGCAGTTGAAACAAAATATGGTGTTACGTCTGTTTTGACTTGCGATATCGTATATGTGGAGGCAAAGGGGAGAAAGGTTATAGTACATACTGCCACGGCTGATTTGGACTCCACTCAGACACTTCAATTTTGGATAGAGCATCTGCCGCAGGCTACCTTTTTTCAGTCACACCGTAGCTATATCGTAAATATGGCTATGGTAACAAGCTTTGATCACGAGCTGATATACCTTTGTGATGGTCAGTTCACCGCATATTTAACAAGAAGAAAATTCACCGAATTTAAGAGAGCATATTTGATGTTTATGGAAAGTAAGAGGTAA
- a CDS encoding PIN domain-containing protein has translation MVLLIDTNIILDVLLSRSDFVKESSIIWKLCETEQAKGYISTLTYANMMYIMRKQMTPEQIEDVFRKLKLIFEFADFSSVVLEMAVNMKWKDFEDAIQSATAEYVHADYIITRNIKDFTQSKVMALTPAELLARI, from the coding sequence TGTTTTACTAAGTCGCTCAGATTTTGTGAAGGAATCATCTATAATTTGGAAACTTTGTGAAACTGAACAGGCAAAGGGATATATATCTACATTAACTTATGCAAATATGATGTATATCATGAGAAAACAAATGACTCCAGAGCAGATAGAAGATGTATTCCGCAAGTTAAAACTTATTTTTGAGTTTGCTGATTTTAGTTCAGTTGTGCTTGAGATGGCTGTAAATATGAAGTGGAAAGATTTTGAAGATGCCATACAAAGTGCAACTGCTGAATATGTTCATGCAGACTATATTATTACGCGCAACATCAAAGACTTCACGCAAAGTAAGGTTATGGCACTTACACCTGCGGAACTTTTGGCAAGAATTTAA